Proteins from a genomic interval of Zingiber officinale cultivar Zhangliang chromosome 1B, Zo_v1.1, whole genome shotgun sequence:
- the LOC122001078 gene encoding NDR1/HIN1-like protein 13, translated as MSEPEQTPPTTNALPGPVPQLGTFVVQVAKDQVYRVPPPENAYLVERYCKRTKNRRRSPGLLCLIWILAAAFLLLAATSAALHFALRPAFAVQSLSVQNTTETEYDLTLSVWNPSRAMGYSYAAGGSAALVAVSSGAEIAAGETPGFDQGSRSTTAMPLALRGSGASPPKGAAALELTAKLRARPKLGKLKLWSMRMEVTCGVLTSALAGDGRILSQHCGTKLWL; from the coding sequence ATGTCGGAGCCGGAGCAGACACCGCCCACAACCAACGCCCTGCCCGGCCCCGTGCCCCAGCTCGGCACCTTCGTCGTCCAAGTCGCCAAGGACCAGGTCTACCGCGTCCCCCCGCCGGAGAATGCCTACCTCGTCGAGCGCTACTGCAAACGCACCAAAAACCGCCGCCGCAGCCCCGGGCTCCTCTGCCTCATCTGGATCCTCGCCGCCGCCTTCCTCCTCCTTGCTGCTACCTCCGCCGCCTTGCACTTCGCCTTGCGCCCCGCCTTCGCTGTCCAAAGCCTCTCCGTCCAAAACACCACTGAAACAGAGTACGATCTGACCTTGAGCGTCTGGAACCCTAGCCGCGCGATGGGGTACTCCTACGCAGCCGGCGGGAGCGCGGCCCTCGTCGCCGTCAGCAGCGGAGCCGAGATCGCAGCCGGGGAGACGCCGGGGTTCGACCAGGGGTCCCGGAGCACGACGGCGATGCCGCTGGCTCTCCGCGGGTCGGGCGCCTCGCCGCCGAAGGGAGCCGCGGCTCTGGAGTTGACGGCGAAGTTGAGGGCTCGGCCGAAGCTGGGAAAGTTGAAGCTTTGGAGCATGAGGATGGAGGTGACTTGCGGTGTTCTGACGAGTGCCCTAGCCGGAGATGGTCGCATCTTGTCGCAGCATTGCGGCACCAAGCTCTGGCTGTGA
- the LOC121980734 gene encoding GDP-mannose transporter GONST1-like yields MDFRHASPSSPDGHYGRLDTEFLISDERKGMAGHDQNGSLLGLATSAVVSGRRDVSRPLSGVKSFEDDMDLENGKDENGRDKPFRYNRPLKLNNQAFLSGLAYCLSSCSMILVNKFVLSGYDFSAGISLMLYQNFVSVILVSTLSSFGVVSTEPLTWKLMKVWLPVNIIFVGMLATSMLSLKYINVAMVTVLKNATNVITAIGEMYLFMKHHDGKVWTALILMIISAISGGITDLSFHAIGYGWQILNCFLTAFYSLTLRRVMDTAKQVTKSGNLNEFSMVILNNMLSLPLGLLLIFASNEVDYLYKTPLLKMPMFWLVTTLSGFLGLAISFTSMWFLHQTGATTYSLVGSLNKIPLSLAGILLFKVPTSLENLFSILFGLLAGVFFARAKMR; encoded by the exons ATGGACTTCAG GCATGCTTCTCCGAGCTCTCCCGATGGACATTATGGAAGACTTGACACTGAATTTCTTATAAGTGATGAAAGAAAAGGTATGGCTGGCCATGATCAGAATGGAAGTCTACTAGGTCTGGCAACAAGTGCTGTAGTGAGCGGAAGAAGAGATGTTAGCAG GCCACTATCTGGAGTAAAATCCTTTGAAGACGATATGGACTTGGAAAATGGTAAAGATGAAAATGGAAGGGATAAACCTTTTCGCTACAATAGGCCTCTAAAGTTGAATAACCAAGCTTTTCTATCTGGTCTTGCTTACTGCTTGTCATCATGTAGCATGATACTTGTGAACAAGTTTGTGTTGTCTGGCTATGATTTTAGTGCTGGGATTTCGCTAATGCTTTACCAG AACTTCGTTTCAGTTATACTAGTCTCCACTTTGAGTTCATTTGGTGTAGTATCAACGGAACCACTCACTTGGAAATTAATGAAAGTTTGGTTACCGGTGAATATAATATTTGTTGGGATGCTTGCCACAAGCATGCTTAG CTTAAAATACATCAATGTTGCCATGGTAACAGTTCTTAAGAATGCCACCAATGTCATAACTGCTATTGGTGAAATGTACCTTTTCATGAAGCATCATGATGGGAAAGTGTGGACAGCTCTGAttctaatg ATTATTTCGGCTATTTCAGGGGGGATAACAGATCTATCATTTCATGCTATTGGCTATGGATGGCAGATTTTAAATTGTTTTCTGACGGCATTCTATTCG TTGACCCTACGGCGAGTTATGGACACCGCAAAGCAAGTAACCAAATCTGGAAACTTAAATGAGTTTTCAATGGTTATACTCAATAACATGCTTTCTCTGCCTTTGGGACTTCTACTAATATTTGCTTCCAATGAAGTCGACTATCTTTATAAAAC GCCACTTTTGAAGATGCCTATGTTTTGGCTGGTGACAACTTTAAGTGGTTTTCTAGGTCTTGCTATCAGCTTCACTTCAATGTGGTTTCTTCATCAGACAGGTGCAACTACATACAG TCTTGTAGGATCACTCAATAAAATTCCACTTTCACTTGCTGGAATCCTTCTTTTCAAAGTTCCAACCAGCTTAGAGAATCTGTTCAGCATTCTTTTTG GTCTCTTAGCTGGTGTGTTTTTTGCTAGAGCAAAAATGCGATAA